The following coding sequences are from one Peromyscus eremicus chromosome X, PerEre_H2_v1, whole genome shotgun sequence window:
- the LOC131899044 gene encoding testis-expressed protein 13D-like, with protein MAVDLGDHSSGFRHSEVIRFINNEILMNGGGPEFYTAFRMRPWNEIEDQLCTILIDPQVPRSFKRACTWSALALSVRVGEREREQQAYMVGLPQNTMGQHPSAPGASVSELWQLRQQREEAVTQLLSTQAALQQAMRECDVLRRRLYHAERSAQTAMTVQDMVPRAQTQQLGASVVPLNPDHARVMGAMGGYDRHYLEAQASAATNVFYMPGSTSSWPLAMQPSVPVPVPYQFPPHPQFLMGSPFVMPFSPPVVMETEGVVVPVQMPPVYQSSPFAAPCSRDPAGLRDQRSYMATEAPPVIQRSFPSGNIRDFRQEGRPEKSQGTDTRGNNRSHIQGQGLRRIQERVTLVDTGNDNENKEENGKEEENREKEVTPAVPAEVAAAAAAAAAAAAAAADGAEEKGEEKPAAAAPAAAAAYSNTVDSLQSLQELHLSEEGELHSPSEKCPQTTPLPPLGSRRSQIKKGVKEVQPTHVWESWSQVVRDSPKKQQPQLRKKDRKPQMGAASESQPASASGSGQGVKL; from the coding sequence ATGGCGGTGGACTTGGGGGACCACTCCAGTGGCTTTCGCCACAGTGAAGTGATTAGATTTATTAATAATGAAATCCTCATGAATGGAGGTGGGCCTGAATTCTACACGGCTTTCCGCATGCGTCCCTGGAATGAAATAGAAGACCAACTTTGCACCATTCTGATCGACCCTCAGGTGCCACGTTCTTTCAAAAGGGCCTGCACCTGGAGTGCCTTGGCCCTGAGCGTGCGAGTAGGTGAGAGGGAGCGTGAGCAGCAGGCTTATATGGTAGGGTTGCCACAAAATACAATGGGGCAGCACCCCTCGGCTCCCGGAGCCTCAGTCTCAGAGCTGTGGCAGCTGCGTCAACAGCGAGAGGAGGCAGTCACCCAACTGCTTTCCACTCAAGCTGCCCTACAGCAGGCCATGAGGGAATGTGATGTATTGCGCAGGAGGCTGTACCATGCTGAAAGGTCTGCCCAGACGGCTATGACGGTTCAAGATATGGTGCCGAGAGCTCAAACCCAACAGCTTGGTGCTTCAGTGGTGCCTCTGAATCCAGATCATGCAAGAGTTATGGGTGCAATGGGTGGGTACGACAGGCACTATTTGGAGGCACAGGCATCAGCTGCAACAAATGTTTTTTACATGCCGGGAAGCACAAGTTCCTGGCCCCTGGCCATGCAACCTTCTGTGCCAGTTCCAGTTCCATACCAATTCCCACCACATCCACAATTCCTAATGGGATCTCCATTCGTGATGCCCTTTTCACCTCCAGTAGTCATGGAAACAGAAGGTGTTGTAGTTCCAGTTCAGATGCCTCCTGTGTATCAATCAAGTCCATTTGCTGCACCATGCTCCCGGGATCCAGCTGGTCTACGGGACCAGAGAAGCTACATGGCTACTGAAGCTCCTCCAGTCATCCAGCGTTCTTTTCCCTCAGGGAACATCAGAGACTTCAGACAGGAGGGACGCCCAGAGAAGTCGCAGGGGACAGATACCAGGGGAAACAATAGAAGCCACATTCAAGGGCAAGGTCTACGAAGAATCCAGGAGAGGGTTACCTTAGTGGATACTGGAAATgataatgaaaacaaagaagaaaatgggaaggaagaagagaacagagagaaggaagtaaCACCTGCAGTACCAGCAgaagtagcagcagcagcagcagcagcagcagcagcagcagcagcagcagcagatggcgcagaagaaaaaggagaagaaaaaccagcagcagcagcccccgCCGCCGCAGCAGCATACAGTAATACTGTAGACAGCCTGCAGAGTCTCCAGGAACTACATCTTTCTGAGGAAGGTGAGCTCCACAGCCCAAGTGAAAAATGTCCCCAGACAACACCTCTGCCTCCCTTGGGCTCAAGGAGAAGTCAAATCAAAAAAGGTGTGAAGGAGGTCCAGCCAACCCATGTGTGGGAGAGCTGGAGCCAAGTGGTGAGAGACAGCCCAAAGAAACAACAGCCTCAGCTACGGAAGAAGGATAGGAAACCACAAATGGGAGCAGCTTCCGAATCCCAGCCTGCCTCAGCGTCGGGGTCTGGCCAAGGTGTAAAGCTATGA